One window of Pelmatolapia mariae isolate MD_Pm_ZW linkage group LG18, Pm_UMD_F_2, whole genome shotgun sequence genomic DNA carries:
- the LOC134616955 gene encoding BTB/POZ domain-containing protein 2-like, protein MAAGDNSGRPPCLSFSGPGPLGNSQPSNSVFSMPASNGGGVGAAGGPQGAARRPNPQLGPGGGDGNGVSTGTQPTAQNSLQQPVAAGAAAAGAMASPASNMASTAASNASPAAAPTATPAAASVLVYREPVYNWQATKSTVKERFAFLFNNEVLSDVHFLVGKGMGVQRIPAHRFVLAVGSAVFDAMFNGGMATTSTEIELPDVEPAAFLALLKFLYSDEVQIGPETVMTTLYTAKKYAVPALEAHCVEFLKKNLRADNAFMLLTQARLFDEPQLASLCLENIDKNTGDALAAEGFTDIDLDTLVAVLERDTLGVREVRLFSAAVRWAEAEAHRQQLQPTPENKRKVLGKALTLIRFPLMTIEEFAAGPAQSSILTDREVVSLFLHFTVNPKPHVDFIDRPRCCLRGKECSITRFGQVESRWGYSGTSDRIRFSVNRRIFVVGFGLYGSIHGPTDYQVNIQIIHTDSNTVLGQNDTGFSCDGSANTFRVMFKEPVEILPNVNYTACATLKGPDSHYGTKGMRKVTHESSSTGTKTCFTFCYAAGNNNGTSVEDGQIPEVIFYT, encoded by the exons ATGGCTGCTGGAGACAACAGCGGCAGGCCTCCTTGCCTCAGTTTCTCTGGTCCGGGTCCTTTGGGAAACAGCCAACCCAGCAACAGTGTTTTCTCCATGCCCGCATCCAACGGCGGAGGGGTCGGTGCAGCTGGGGGGCCGCAGGGAGCCGCGAGGCGGCCCAACCCGCAGCTTGGGCCTGGAGGGGGAGACGGCAACGGTGTTTCGACCGGAACTCAACCGACTGCGCAGAACTCCCTGCAGCAGCCCGTTGCGGCAGGTGCTGCGGCAGCCGGAGCAATGGCCTCTCCGGCGTCCAACATGGCAAGCACCGCGGCGTCAAACGCCTCTCCGGCGGCGGCACCGACGGCCACTCCGGCGGCCGCCTCCGTGCTGGTGTACCGAGAGCCAGTGTACAACTGGCAGGCAACGAAGAGCACCGTGAAAGAGAGGTTCGCTTTCCTCTTCAACAACGAGGTGCTCAGTGACGTTCATTTTTTAGTGGGCAAGGGGATGGGAGTTCAAAGGATACCGGCACACAG GTTCGTTCTGGCTGTGGGCAGTGCAGTGTTTGATGCCATGTTCAACGGGGGAATGGCGACCACGTCAACGGAGATCGAGCTCCCAGATGTGGAACCAGCTGCCTTTCTGGCCTTGCTAAA GTTTCTCTACTCTGATGAAGTCCAGATCGGGCCTGAGACGGTGATGACCACACTCTATACGGCAAAGAAGTATGCAGTTCCAGCACTGGAGGCTCACTGTGTGGAGTTCCTGAAGAAGAACCTCAGAGCAGACAATGCTTTCATGCTGCTGACACAG GCACGGTTGTTTGATGAGCCACAGCTTGCCAGTCTCTGTTTGGAAAATATTGACAAGAACACTGGAGACGCGCTTGCCGCTGAAGGCTTCACAGACATAGATCTGG ACACACTGGTGGCAGTTTTGGAGAGAGATACTCTGGGAGTGAGGGAGGTGCGTTTGTTTAGTGCTGCAGTTCGTTGGGCCGAGGCTGAGGCGCACAGGCAGCAGTTGCAGCCAACGCCCGAAAACAAGCGTAAAGTCCTGGGAAAAGCTCTCACACTCATCCGGTTCCCTCTCATGACCATCGAGGAGTTTGCTGCAG GTCCAGCACAGTCCAGTATCCTGACTGACCGGGAGGTGGTGAGTCTCTTCCTGCACTTCACAGTCAACCCGAAGCCACACGTAGATTTCATTGACCGCCCTCGCTGCTGCCTCCGCGGAAAGGAGTGCAGCATCACACGTTTTGGTCAGGTGGAGAGCCGCTGGGGCTACAGCGGCACAAGTGACCGCATACG GTTCTCTGTAAACAGAAGGATATTCGTGGTTGGTTTTGGGCTATATGGCTCAATACACGGACCCACAGATTATCAAGTCAACATACAG ATCATTCACACAGACAGTAACACAGTGCTGGGGCAGAACGACACAGGCTTCAGCTGTGATGGCTCAGCAAACACCTTCAGAGTCATGTTCAAAGAGCCAGTGGAGATCCTACCCAATGTCAACTACACTGCCTGTGCCACACTCAAG GGTCCAGACTCTCATTATGGCACTAAGGGAATGCGAAAGGTAACACACGAGTCGTCATCCACTGGCACAAAGACATGTTTCACCTTCTGCTACGCAGCAGGCAACAACAATGGAACCTCCGTAGAGGACGGACAGATTCCCGAGGTCATCTTCTACACATAG
- the LOC134616496 gene encoding elongation factor 2b, with amino-acid sequence MVNFTVDQIRAIMDKKSNIRNMSVIAHVDHGKSTLTDSLVSKAGIIASSRAGETRFTDTRKDEQERCITIKSTAISMYYELGENDLAFIKQSKDGNGFLINLIDSPGHVDFSSEVTAALRVTDGALVVVDCVSGVCVQTETVLRQAIAERIKPVLMMNKMDRALLELQLEPDELYQTFQRIVENVNVIISTYGEDEGGPMGNIMIDPVIGTVGFGSGLHGWAFTLKQFAEMYVAKFAAKGVAQLGPAERCKKVEDMMKKLWGERYFDPSAGKFSKTVTGPDGQKLPRTFCQLVLDPIFKVFDAIMNFKKEETAKLIEKLDVKLDSEDKEKEGKPLLKAVMRRWLPAGEALLQMITIHLPSPVTAQKYRCELLYEGPGDDEAAMGIKNCDPKAPLMMYISKMVPTSDKGRFYAFGRVFSGCVSTGLKVRIMGPNFTPGKKEDLYIKPIQRTILMMGRYVEPIEDVPCGNIVGLVGVDQFLVKTGTITTFEQAHNMRVMKFSVSPVVRVAVEAKNPADLPKLVEGLKRLAKSDPMVQCIIEESGEHIIAGAGELHLEICLKDLEEDHACIPLKKSDPVVSYRETVTEESDQLCLSKSPNKHNRLFMKSRPFPDGLAEDIEKGDVTARQELKARARYLADKYEWEVTEARKIWCFGPDGTGPNLLIDMTKGVQYLNEIKDSVVAGFQWATKEGALCEENMRAIRFDIHDVTLHADAIHRGGGQIIPTARRVLYACQLTAQPRLMEPVYLVEIQCPEQVVGGIYGVLNRKRGHVFEESQVMGTPMFVVKAYLPVNESFGFTADLRSNTGGQAFPQCVFDHWQILQGDPSDPASRPFQVIAEIRKRKGLKEGIPALDNYLDKL; translated from the exons ATG GTGAACTTCACGGTAGATCAGATCCGTGCCATCATGGACAAAAAGTCCAACATCAGAAACATGTCCGTGATCGCACACGTGGATCATGGGAAGTCCACGCTGACCGACTCGCTGGTGTCCAAAGCGGGGATCATTGCATCGTCCCGTGCCGGAGAAACTCGCTTCACAGACACACGCAAAGACGAGCAGGAGCGCTGCATCACCATCAAATCTAC GGCTATCTCCATGTATTATGAGCTTGGAGAGAACGACTTGGCGTTTATCAAGCAGAGCAAAGACGGAAACGGCTTCCTCATCAACCTGATCGATTCCCCGGGTCACGTTGATTTCTCTTCTGAGGTCACCGCTGCCCTTAGAGTAACTGATGGAGCCCTGGTTGTGGTGGACTGTGTCTCAG GTGTGTGCGTGCAAACCGAGACCGTACTGCGCCAGGCCATCGCTGAGCGCATAAAGCCGGTTCTCATGATGAACAAGATGGACCGGGCCCTGCTTGAGCTGCAGCTGGAGCCAGATGAGCTCTATCAGACCTTCCAGCGTATTGTGGAGAACGTTAACGTCATTATCTCCACCTATGGAGAGGATGAGGGTGGACCCATGGGGAACATTATG ATTGACCCTGTTATTGGAACAGTTGGCTTTGGCTCGGGCCTCCACGGATGGGCTTTCACCTTGAAGCAGTTCGCTGAGATGTATGTGGCTAAGTTTGCTGCTAAAGGAGTTGCACAGCTGGGACCAGCAGAGAGGTGCAAGAAAGTGGAGGACATGATGAAGAAACTGTGGGGAGAAAG ATATTTTGATCCAAGTGCTGGAAAATTCAGTAAGACCGTCACCGGCCCCGATGGTCAGAAATTACCTCGAACTTTCTGCCAGCTTGTTTTGGATCCCATCTTTAAG GTGTTTGATGCCATCATGAATTTCAAAAAAGAAGAGACAGCCAAGCTAATTGAAAAGCTGGATGTCAAACTTGACTCAGAGGACAAAGAGAAGGAGGGGAAGCCCCTGCTGAAGGCTGTAATGCGGCGCTGGCTCCCTGCCGGTGAGGCCCTGCTCCAGATGATTACCATCCACCTGCCCTCCCCCGTCACTGCGCAGAAATACCGCTGTGAGCTGCTCTATGAAGGGCCCGGAGATGACGAGGCTGCCATGG GTATTAAGAACTGTGATCCTAAGGCCCCACTGATGATGTATATTTCCAAGATGGTCCCAACCAGTGACAAGGGTCGTTTCTATGCCTTCGGCCGTGTGTTTTCTGGCTGCGTGTCCACAGGGCTGAAGGTGCGCATCATGGGGCCAAACTTCACCCCTGGCAAGAAGGAAGACCTCTACATCAAACCCATCCAGAG GACTATTTTGATGATGGGTCGCTATGTGGAGCCTATTGAAGATGTTCCCTGTGGCAACATCGTGGGTCTTGTTGGAGTAGACCAGTTCCTGGTTAAGACTGGAACTATTACCACCTTTGAACAG GCCCACAACATGAGAGTGATGAAGTTCAGCGTGAGCCCTGTTGTCCGAGTGGCCGTGGAGGCCAAGAATCCTGCTGACTTGCCCAAGCTAGTGGAGGGCTTGAAGCGTCTGGCTAAGTCAGACCCCATGGTGCAGTGCATCATCGAAGAGTCCGGGGAGCACATCATCGCTGGAGCAGGAGAGCTTCATCTGGAGATCTGCCTGAAGGACTTGGAGGAGGACCACGCCTGCATTCCACTGAAG AAATCCGACCCAGTGGTGTCTTACAGAGAGACGGTGACGGAAGAATCCGACCAGCTGTGTCTGTCCAAGTCCCCCAACAAGCACAATCGTCTCTTCATGAAGTCCCGTCCGTTCCCCGACGGCCTGGCTGAAGATATCGAGAAAGGGGATGTCACTGCTCGGCAGGAGCTCAAAGCCCGTGCACGTTACCTTGCTGACAAGTATGAGTGGGAGGTGACAGAAGCCAGGAAGATCTGGTGCTTTGGTCCAGATGGAACCGGGCCCAACCTGCTGATAGACATGACAAAAGGGGTTCAGTACCTCAATGAGATCAAGGACAGCGTAGTGGCTGGTTTCCAGTGGGCAACTAAGGAG GGTGCACTGTGTGAGGAGAACATGCGCGCAATTCGCTTTGACATTCATGATGTGACACTGCACGCAGACGCCATTCATCGCGGGGGAGGACAAATTATTCCCACAGCTCGCAGGGTCCTGTACGCCTGCCAGCTCACCGCTCAGCCTCGGCTCATGGAGCCGGTATATCTTGTGGAGATTCAG TGCCCAGAGCAGGTTGTCGGTGGGATCTATGGCGTGTTGAACAGGAAACGAGGTCATGTCTTTGAGGAATCCCAAGTGATGGGCACGCCCATGTTTGTGGTGAAAGCCTACCTGCCAGTCAACGAATCCTTTG GGTTCACAGCTGACCTGCGCAGTAACACTGGAGGCCAGGCCTTCCCCCAGTGTGTATTTGATCACTGGCAGATTCTCCAGGGAGACCCCAGCGACCCTGCCAGCAGGCCCTTCCAAGTTATCGCTGAAATTAGGAAACGCAAAGGTCTGAAAGAGGGCATACCTGCCCTCGACAACTACTTGGACAAATTGTAA